The window AATTGGTTTGTACAGTAGCTGCCTATTGGACAATCAACAGAGTCCACAGCACAATGACAGTCTTTTACCATCAGTTAATTCAAGCAGCTCAGTGCTTCTTGAAGGTGTACATGAATATTGTACTGAATTGGTGGTGGAAACTCATACTCCTGATACTTCTCCCTCTAAACATGAATCTCATCTCCAGTTATTTTCTTCTAAAGTTTCTCCTTTTGCAACTCCATTTAGAGTGACTGATGAGATGGAGACACCAGCAACTATTTACCCATCCAATCTGGAGCACATTAGAACAGGGAAGGGCCCCAGGATTAGGAATCAGTATGTGTATCCAGTTCCCATCGTGGAAAATCATTCACAGTGGAAAGTCTTGAATGAAGATTTCCCTGAATTATTTCAATCACATTACAGTTTCAATCCTGATGCTGGAGAGAAGGAACAACAAATGTCTGCATCACAGCCTGAGGGTTCTGAATTATCTCTCAGAACCAGATTCTCTTCTCCAAGAAGTGAAAAACAGAAAGATGAGGTAGTCTATACAGATAAATATACTACTGGAAAGATATTGAGCACATTAGAAACACCTTCCAGTAACACAGATATGAAACTAGTTAGCCCACAGTACTCAGAAGTAGTGGCTAGCTTGTCTCGATGGTTGAAACCTCCAATGACAAGGGATGACTCACACAATAAAAAATCTTCCACAGCAAAGAGTTCTGATGATAGCAGGCCTATTCTAGGCATGGTTGCTGTGCATTGGAAAGATGACGAGCCTGAACATACATTATATAAAAGGTGGGATGGAAATGGTATTCCAAACTCAACAAATAAATACAAGGAGGTAATGTTAATGAGTTCAGTTTACAACTATTGCTCAGAATTCATTGATTATTTTCCTTTTGTTTCTGAGGATCTTTCCATGTTTCAGGATCAGAGAGTCAACTGGCATTCAACACCATTTGCAGAGAGACTAGAGAAGGCATTGTCTGATGAAAGTTTCGTATCACAAAGGTCTTATACTGTTGGTTATAGTTCTGTAACTATGGTGCTTATGTTTCATACATCAGGGGCTGTGCAATTTCTTGTTTAGTTTTCAAAGAATAACTCATTCAGTCATCCATTGTTTCACTTGCCTAACAGTCTCATCCTATCAAAAGCCTTCAGGATTGCTAAAACTCTTGGTTCAATCATTTTTTTTCCCAGGGAACTATAATCTTTATCAGTGGTTTTAAAGTGGCTGCTTGTGTCGTGCCTGTCTAGGCAGATTATGAAGATGACTATATAGCGGCTGCATATGCCCATACATACTACATGCACAATTGAAAAAGAATTTGGTCGACTTGATTCAGTTTATAcataatcaaattaacttaaaaccaCAAGTTACATTGTCTGGGTAGTgtgtatatataaataatattatgttatatttcatttgTCTTTGGAATGTATGATTTGCACGACTTTTTTTTATGTGAAAATAAATTTAATGTGTCGATGAATATTTATTATATGTATGTTGGTCATTTTcaatctttaaattttaaatgttgGTTGCATTACTTGCATCTCTCTTGATGCATATACGTCTATGCAATAGATCATGGCATTTCGTCTGCAAACTTTAAGATGATTATGCTCTCAGAAATTATACAACATCTCATGCTTATTCATGTACATGTAAGTGTTACTAGGTTATCTTGCAATACAACAGAATACATCAAACTTATTCAAATGCATTGTGAATATTCTTCTTGTAAGCCAGCAGCAggaacaaattttattttatttctccaataattctttttGGCAAAACTCAATCTCATTGTTAATTCCCTATATTTTTTATGCTGCTGATGATTTGTTTCTTAATACTAGGAAACACATCTATGGAAAGAAAATGGAGTTGGGTGATGAAGATCTGAGTGACACGGCAACATCTTAAAACAGACCCTGAAGGTTAATTTTTCTCACTTGGTGAAGGTAATAGCTAACTAAATTAGTGAAAACTTTGAAGGTTGTTGTCAAATTCATGCATTCAATCTCTGCCTTCATAAAATAGGGATTTCCTTCCATATATATTAtcaaaaattataaatgaaaaaaagTGTCACACTAGATGGATTTTAAAAGAGGAATTTATTTTTTGTGATCTTATGCTACATCTTACTATTGATTTCTTTACCAACATTGCATTTTGGTAGTTGTTTGGATAAACAAAACAACAGCTGCAGAACTGAGATTGTGCCTATGTCATCGAGACAATACTATACTATCCTTTTGTCTTAATGATCAATTACTGAACTACAATGAGCATCAGTGTTATTGCATATAAATATTTCTTAAATATGAGGATACTAATAGTGTATATACTTGGAGGAAAACAAAACGAGATAAATGAAATAGCTTAAATCAAATGTATTATAGGGAAAGGATGTTCTTTGTTTACCATCCACttccaattttaattaattaatgcaGTAGAACTTTGCATATCCTTTAAAATTTATATCTACCACAATATATTCTTCTTGTTTTAAATATAATATGTGTTGAATTTTCATATTTGGAATGTTAAAATGATGATATGTTGCTAAGGTGACATTATACAGCATCAACAAACAATTAGAATCCCACAAAGACAATCTTCTCTATAGATTAGATTTCTTCTTGAGTTTGATTAACCAAAAGATCCACTCTTAAATTTCCAAATTTTATTCAATGATATTtatgttttaaataaaaattatagtttACTATATATGAATTTTTTGAATATTATGGCAGGTATAATAAAATCACCAAAAaataagataagataaattaagatttaattttttttacatagaataggaattataatttattattaacATTGATAGTTTCATGGGTATACAATATAATTCATTATGTGAGTCACATAGGTTTAACGACCCTTAAATACATGGATCACATAGGTTTAACTCACATTAACATGTTTGAACATGACTCTTGCTTTAATACATTTGCACACTACACGTTTTCAGTCATTTGAACATTAAACATGGCCGGTTAGGCACGAAACATGATATCTCTAagcatttgttttttgtttttgtttttgtttttttttttcattttagctgattatttttttaatacaaattgTGTTACATGACCTATTTATATTTATGAGCAGTCAATTTACGTAAAGCAGTGTCACATTCAACGTATAAACTTTGCCTTGCTGGGGAGAAATAATGGCCGAGGGTATTTTGGTAAAACTGCATGAATAGACTTTTTTTAAGGAAAATCCAAAAAAACAGTAGCATGAGAAAACCATTCTACTGCCACGTCACCACTAttactttttaattaatttaatgctCTTTTCCACCTTCTAGAATTGCAATTTTCTCCTATCAACaagaaatttataattttaagatagagctttgaatttttttcatatttgttcCAGTCAACTTGTGGAAACCAActgttttctttcttatttttttccacAATGCAACAATAGGACTTACTTTATTACTTTGCATGACCATATAATGACACAAGCAGCATCCTGATGGGTAAAATATtaggaaaaatttcaaaatttgaccAGTGAAATAGAAAGCATGAAATTTGTCCTATTTGTAAATTTGTCAACTTGGTCGAACGGCCCGGTTGTCAACTTGATCCGATCCAAATGCATATGGAATCTGATCCACTATTTTGGATACTGTTATTAATATTAGTTTTTAATTGTGTGCCTTATCAAGTTTTTTTTACCAATAGAATGATTGCATCAATCATTAACCCAATGGAAAAGCTTGTATGGCAATTCTAAGAGATGATTAGAATAAACAGAATTGTAGATGATATATGGCGGAAAGTAACAGATGAAAACACTTGATTATTCTCATTCAATCATATGCTACTATGTGTGTTTATTAGAAAAGACCTTCAACATTAAGTAGAATTCTCTTTACAGTAAGTATTACCCGAAGATTGCACATATATAAAAAACAATGTTTCATAATGTTTTTATCGGCAACTATATACAATAAGAGGCGACATTTTGATTAGTCAAGAACTCCACAATCCTTCCGAGTTCATCCCAATTTCCATCTTTTAAGTCATAGTCATTCACGTTAGGGTTTACCTCTACCTTGGATTGAGGTGCTACAATGTGAGTTTTCGTCGAAGAGTTCCATTGCCTTTGGTTTGCATTTATTTGGCGGTCATTCTCTTCAGTGCTGCCTTTCCTTGGATCTCCATGGGAATAGCTTGAAGGGATTAGGTAATTGCATTCATTTTGACTAATTGATTCAAGCCTACAATTAGTTTTCGAACTAGAGTCCGGAGAGATAGATTTGATGTTGTCTATTGCTCTccaattgtttcttttataagaCACATTCCTCTTGAAAATTCTACATATCGTCCAAACTTCCTGCATCAAGTCATAAACACAAGTGGTTAACGATCATTATATGTGATGTCGAAGAGATCATTGCGTAAATTAAAAAAAGGAAGACATTAATCTCACCGCTTCTTGCGTGGTGACATCAGTATTAGCATTGTCCTTGCAAGGATGACGGAATTCATGCATCATCCAGTCGGTCTTGGTTCCTTTGCCTGCGCTTCCCTTGTAGTACACGAGAGACTTCTTTAGACCGATGCAATCATCGGCATTGCTCGATGAATATATCGGTCTATCGATACCAGTGGCCTTCCAAAACCCAGATCCAGTGACCCTATTAGGCCTTATGCTGTTCCTATATTTCCTACCCCTCAAGCAAAAGAAGTACCATTCTTGTTCTCCAGTagatacaaattctaaaaggttAAATATTGCCATGTCAATAGTAGTAAACATGTGGGCATTTTATAAATTGAAAGGCGTAACTTGAAGATGAAGACTTAGAAAATCCATTATCTCGTGATTTTTATTTAGAATTAATTgtatgttgttatttttttttcaatattagttAATCACTTTGGAAAGCTTGATATGTATTTTATGACTTTATTTTTCttgtaatttttctttaatatatgaaCTTCTAACACAACTAACATAATTAGGTTTTGGAGAGCTAGAAATCATATAGAAACCCAAATTAAAGTAAATGAAAAACACAAAAGGACATACGTTATtgaatatgtatatatataaactatGCATAAATATGAAGAAATAAAATTAAGGATCGAGTTGAGCTTAATTACTTGGAAGCTCCCAAGGATCATGCTTGTAGATATTTATCTCCTTGATGATCTCTATGCTGAATCTCTTCCTCTCCACTTTCCTCCGCAAGTAAAACCCTACTAGCTCTTCATCTGTGGGGTGAAATCGGAATCCTGGGAGAACCACATCTCTTTCTTGATCCATAACTTGCAGCTCTACTTCTTCTCTCTTCTTGGCCTCTTCCTCCTCCATGATCGAGCACTTTTAAATCCTCCGAGTCCTCCCTTTTCTAACCTCTCAATGCACTTTTATGCCATTAAGCACATTCATTCTCTTACCTATGAATTGAATGTGAAGGCACAAGGAACACAAAATGCCATATATATGGTGGTAGCTCTACTTAATGGTTAACCTTAAGTCAAGTCTTCATCTTTGACCTATCCCTCCCTTATATTTCTTCCTTGTCGACTTCTCCCACCATGAAGAAGCCCTCCCTTTCTAAGGTTTAATCCAATGAATCACTTCATCAAACTAACACTTCGGTGAACAAAGTCTCTATATAGAACTAGAGGATCCTTCTAATTAATCTATAGAAATCCCTTAATAATTGTGGAATATGACTTTGGTTCAACTTCAACCATACGTGGTTTCACTTAAAGTCCTTTATATTAACAATAAAGAGATAGAATTGTAACATACTTTTCCATTGATGATATCTTTAATTTTCTTGTGATATTATTTTTATGCCCATAATTAATTCCTAGTTAGAAGATCTCGTTCAAAGATCTTAATTGTCTCTTGGGGAATAAGTTATGGGGCATAAAGTCACCAACTCCCTTAAAATTTACATTAACaaagtctttttttttaaaaaaaaaaataaactagatATTTATGAGGAAAATGATATATAGATTAGTAAAGATGATTATTATATCCATTTCAAATTTATCTCATAGGTTATTTTTAAATTATGTAAAGAAAGATAAATTACGAGATCAATTTATAACCTATGGCTAAATGACTAGAAAATAAAAGTTTTTTCTGTTTTTTTAAAGGATATGCACCTAGTAAAAATTGATCTACACGCTCTTTAATTTACTGGACACTCCGTCACAACCAAAGTTTAACCAGGCATGAGCAATTAACGAGGAATTTTATATTACATGTAGAATTCAAGGTGGTACTAAGAGAATTTTCTATTTTCCTATTTTTTCTCATGACATGTggaataatattttatttgtgttgACGTGGAGATGCATGCACTAGAAGgaatatttaaaaattcaaaaaatgaagaaaaaaaaaatcatttttttgagGTGTATTGTAGAATTTAGCTATGAGAATGATGGGGAATCTAGTTGCAACTAGAAGCTGACAGTTGACCAAAATCTAAGGACCACGTCCAACCAAACTAGCTATTAAATTTAAGTTATCTTCATATTTATGATCAAGTTTTGAGGATGAAAAATATTCTCACGGTAAGAAAATCTTCTATTAAGGACGGGATTTTAATTTCATTATTAATTAGCGATGAAATTATAATTCTATCATTAATTAGgggtcaaaataaaaaaaaatcattatattattcttgattttaattattttaaaacttgaaatataAGTTAGAATTGTGAAATTACATGAAATataatctaataaataaattagaTATCCCAAAGGATACAATGCTAAAacatttaagaaaataaataaaaagagtagaattttagaaaataaataagtggattagaattttaatttcatttagtcATACACGTGTTATATGTGTtatcaaaatatttataaaaatttctccattcGTGGTATTATCAATCTTAAGATGTGAAACAAAAAAAAGAATTATGATaatacatattttttatataaaatatccaGAAAATattactaataaattttaaaattattttcatgaaaaaataataatagcataattttattttaagtttcatcaaaattaattattaaaaggtctaaatttttaataaaacagTCAAATGAATATTCGACTAATGAATGTGTTCAAGCTGTCCTTATGTATTATATAGATGAATCAGGAGAAAAATCTTCCACCTTCGGCATTAAATGGATTAAACTCGGAtacattaattattaaaaaaataaataaattggatCAATTTAGATTTCTtctaagaataaaaataaattagatgCCTCATGAGTGTAATGCAGTGAC is drawn from Zingiber officinale cultivar Zhangliang chromosome 1B, Zo_v1.1, whole genome shotgun sequence and contains these coding sequences:
- the LOC121969499 gene encoding transcription factor JUNGBRUNNEN 1-like; this encodes MEEEEAKKREEVELQVMDQERDVVLPGFRFHPTDEELVGFYLRRKVERKRFSIEIIKEINIYKHDPWELPKFVSTGEQEWYFFCLRGRKYRNSIRPNRVTGSGFWKATGIDRPIYSSSNADDCIGLKKSLVYYKGSAGKGTKTDWMMHEFRHPCKDNANTDVTTQEAEVWTICRIFKRNVSYKRNNWRAIDNIKSISPDSSSKTNCRLESISQNECNYLIPSSYSHGDPRKGSTEENDRQINANQRQWNSSTKTHIVAPQSKVEVNPNVNDYDLKDGNWDELGRIVEFLTNQNVASYCI
- the LOC121977738 gene encoding protein JASON-like, which produces MSSGEGLLGFLDGILGRVGCFFGCIQSRNNVEGTKKRKEPSVSKRQLGSFFINEEADSLPDGVVCPIASDTFATDSLYKELKREVEILKACGALLQTPVEIRKASGKVTLQDPDKLEGTSSSYILRFSGISKKILWDEKHEISSIPLQVQNNDGISHESSCLLDNQQSPQHNDSLLPSVNSSSSVLLEGVHEYCTELVVETHTPDTSPSKHESHLQLFSSKVSPFATPFRVTDEMETPATIYPSNLEHIRTGKGPRIRNQYVYPVPIVENHSQWKVLNEDFPELFQSHYSFNPDAGEKEQQMSASQPEGSELSLRTRFSSPRSEKQKDEVVYTDKYTTGKILSTLETPSSNTDMKLVSPQYSEVVASLSRWLKPPMTRDDSHNKKSSTAKSSDDSRPILGMVAVHWKDDEPEHTLYKRWDGNGIPNSTNKYKEDQRVNWHSTPFAERLEKALSDESFVSQRKHIYGKKMELGDEDLSDTATS